One Heteronotia binoei isolate CCM8104 ecotype False Entrance Well chromosome 10, APGP_CSIRO_Hbin_v1, whole genome shotgun sequence genomic region harbors:
- the LOC132577924 gene encoding prostatic acid phosphatase-like: MHLAHNPKSFGFSILSLLSAIFPQSVAQKNLKAAVIIFRHGDRTPFRSYPTELYRENDWPQGYGQLTKLGIQQQYELGQYLRDRYANVLSIQYKREEICVLSTDYDRTIMSAQATLAGLYPPTGGQIWNPRILWQPIPVHTLAQSLDYLHTFIPGCPRYDRIQNETTKSNVFQKVMQPYMNFLTTMARNTGYNVASLKNLTNLNAWTVYDNIKIEITHNYPIPSWATPNVLAKLEELSDLTILSLFGIYKKREKSLLQGGRIVKAVLKDIREAAKHENKRKLMMYSAHATTIAAFQIALNVYNGRVPPLSSCQFLELYEDKIRQYSIEMYYRNDTSGTPHQLTLPGCSFSCPLAKFTRLVSSVITADWEKQCQK, translated from the exons ATTTTCCGACATGGAGACCGGACTCCATTTCGAAGTTATCCAACAGAGTTATATCGAGAAAATGACTGGCCGCAGGGCTATGGACAACTTACTAAG CTTGGAATACAGCAGCAGTATGAGTTGGGACAATACTTGCGGGACAGATATGCAAACGTCCTGAGCATTCAATACAAGCGAGAAGAG ATTTGTGTCCTCAGCACTGACTATGACCGAACCATCATGAGTGCCCAAGCAACCCTTGCAGGTCTCTatccccccactggtggccagatcTGGAACCCCAGAATCCTTTGGCAGCCCATCCCAGTGCACACACTGGCACAGTCTCTAGATTAT CTACATACTTTTATTCCTGGCTGTCCACGATATGACAGAATTCAGAATGAAACCACAAAATCAAACGTATTTCAGAAAGTGATGCAACCTTACATG AATTTTTTAACCACCATGGCGAGGAACACTGGTTATAATGTGGCTTCTCTCAAAAACCTAACCAACTTGAATGCATGGACTGTATATGATAATATAAAGATTGAG ATTACTCATAATTATCCCATCCCAAGCTGGGCCACCCCTAATGTACTGGCCAAGTTGGAAGAATTGTCAGACTTGACTATACTGTCGCTGTTTGGGATTTATAAGAAAAGAGAAAAATCACTGTTACAAGGAG GTCGCATTGTGAAAGCTGTTCTGAAAGACATCAGAGAAGCTGCGAAACATGAAAACAAGAGGAAATTGATGATGTATTCTGCA CATGCAACCACAATTGCAGCCTTCCAGATTGCTCTTAATGTTTATAATGGAAGAGTGCCACCCTTATCTTCTTGCCAATTTCTAGAATTGTATgaagata AAATAAGGCAATACTCTATTGAGATGTATTATCGAAATGATACTTCTGGGACTCCTCATCAGCTCACTCTTCCTGGGTGCTCCTTCTCTTGTCCACTAGCAAAGTTTACTCGACTGGTTTCTTCTGTCATTACGGCAGACTGGGAAAAACAGTGTCAGAAGTGA